In the Helicobacter typhlonius genome, one interval contains:
- the recJ gene encoding single-stranded-DNA-specific exonuclease RecJ, giving the protein MKVDLKHIESMGADSQHTDIQADSKNTVSQSDYPILSKAQILERLLARDVERGYKSLKDLPLPQALAHITEGAEIVANCIKSNQEVLVVGDYDADGVCASAIMVQFFRILGYANMRLIIPNRFTDGYGVSAALLQKYANNAAVVISVDNGITAFCAAQWCKEAQIPLVITDHHTPTHQLPEADVIIDPYLSECTFPQKSICGAVVAWYFCATLKQILDCDVNMSVFLPYLAIASVGDVMPLVGINRLLVKKGIESLYTTSMPFARLLREKYKKLDAQTLGFYIVPLLNAPGRMASADVALAFLVSEDLDKAQSAYERLLNLNNERKKIQSEVLESAHKHLIEYDDFVVSYAQGWHEGVLGIVASHLSREYQKSAFVFNEINNVLKGSGRSFGDANLIASITPLADKLLGFGGHSGAMGLSVEKEKLRDFASSLCMVCEESEDKDSVLGKIESANIDRELLEIIEHFAPFGAGNPMPVLICEYMRIESIKPFGKVGVHFEYILRDTRTQTRLVCVEFFAPCMREVGQCGDVYCEIMRDDFTLGVKLKMIEGRFV; this is encoded by the coding sequence ATGAAAGTAGATTTAAAACATATAGAATCTATGGGCGCGGATTCTCAACACACAGATATTCAAGCAGATTCTAAAAATACAGTATCTCAAAGTGATTATCCTATTCTTAGCAAGGCGCAGATTTTGGAGCGGCTTTTAGCGCGTGATGTGGAGAGGGGGTATAAGTCTCTCAAAGACTTGCCCCTGCCTCAAGCCCTAGCGCATATCACAGAGGGCGCGGAAATTGTTGCAAATTGTATAAAAAGCAATCAAGAAGTGCTCGTGGTTGGGGATTATGACGCTGATGGCGTGTGTGCGAGTGCGATAATGGTGCAATTCTTTAGAATCTTAGGCTATGCAAATATGCGACTCATTATTCCCAATCGCTTTACAGACGGCTATGGTGTGAGTGCCGCGCTCTTGCAAAAATATGCAAATAATGCTGCCGTGGTAATAAGCGTAGATAATGGTATTACCGCATTTTGTGCCGCACAATGGTGCAAAGAGGCGCAGATTCCGCTTGTGATTACTGACCACCACACGCCCACACACCAACTGCCAGAAGCTGATGTAATTATCGACCCCTATTTGAGCGAATGCACTTTTCCACAGAAATCCATTTGTGGCGCGGTGGTAGCTTGGTATTTTTGCGCTACTTTGAAGCAGATTCTTGATTGCGATGTGAATATGAGCGTGTTTTTGCCCTATCTCGCCATAGCGAGTGTGGGCGATGTAATGCCCCTTGTTGGCATAAATCGTCTGCTTGTTAAAAAAGGTATAGAATCTCTTTATACCACTTCAATGCCTTTTGCGCGGCTTTTGCGAGAAAAATACAAGAAACTTGACGCACAGACTTTGGGCTTTTATATCGTCCCATTGCTTAATGCCCCCGGGCGTATGGCGAGTGCCGATGTAGCTTTAGCATTTTTAGTCAGTGAGGATTTAGATAAGGCACAAAGCGCGTATGAGAGGCTTTTAAACCTTAACAATGAGCGCAAAAAGATTCAAAGTGAGGTTTTAGAATCCGCACACAAGCATTTGATAGAATATGATGATTTTGTGGTGAGCTACGCGCAAGGGTGGCACGAAGGTGTGCTGGGTATTGTAGCCTCGCATTTATCGAGGGAGTATCAAAAAAGTGCATTTGTGTTTAATGAAATAAATAATGTGCTCAAGGGTAGTGGGCGCAGCTTTGGTGATGCAAATCTTATCGCTTCTATCACGCCTTTGGCGGATAAATTACTGGGTTTTGGCGGACATAGCGGTGCAATGGGGCTAAGCGTGGAGAAAGAGAAACTGCGGGATTTTGCCTCATCTCTTTGTATGGTATGTGAGGAGAGCGAAGATAAAGATTCTGTGCTTGGCAAAATAGAGAGTGCGAATATTGATAGAGAGTTGCTAGAGATAATTGAGCACTTTGCGCCCTTTGGTGCGGGGAATCCAATGCCTGTTTTGATATGCGAGTATATGCGTATAGAATCTATTAAGCCTTTTGGCAAGGTGGGAGTGCATTTTGAGTATATCTTGCGTGATACACGCACGCAAACGCGCCTTGTGTGCGTGGAGTTTTTTGCGCCTTGTATGCGTGAGGTAGGGCAATGTGGCGATGTGTATTGTGAGATTATGCGAGATGATTTTACATTGGGAGTGAAACTAAAGATGATTGAGGGGAGATTTGTATAA
- a CDS encoding universal stress protein: protein MTKLLFGVSDTQECRRAIQTIIKFFGHRDEIELTLLHVTPEIVVYAESGIVDYGTIENIENEKSNAILSEFESAFNKEGITCQKILKTGNPIDVVLEIVNNYDLLIIGASESSLLHRIFNSHQNSFINSSPIPVLVAK, encoded by the coding sequence ATGACAAAGCTCTTATTTGGAGTAAGTGATACACAAGAATGTCGCAGAGCAATTCAGACCATTATTAAATTTTTTGGACATAGAGATGAGATAGAGCTCACTCTCTTGCACGTAACACCTGAAATTGTTGTATATGCTGAAAGCGGAATTGTAGATTATGGCACAATAGAAAATATTGAAAATGAAAAATCAAATGCTATTCTTAGTGAGTTTGAATCTGCCTTTAATAAGGAGGGTATTACCTGTCAAAAGATTCTAAAAACAGGTAATCCTATTGATGTAGTGCTTGAAATTGTTAATAACTATGATTTGCTTATCATTGGTGCGAGTGAATCTTCGCTCTTGCATAGAATCTTTAATTCTCATCAAAATAGCTTTATTAACTCCTCTCCTATTCCTGTTTTGGTAGCAAAATAA
- the traF gene encoding conjugal transfer protein TraF, translating to MWGTRKKFLALGMLSSCFYGSLEALEFGSMGNTSAAMGGAGVALKHSAWGLYYNPALLSSDPRVKMGYSLGVGLEEHNLAKITKIDIKNMADTAERLVNTFASGSGANVGEITNVVKDALASVLTNPSGDVKQDLQDYLQQHPDGNYNDLIQSVLQQVQQSSALTPDQKNILGSIAGNIDYDHLDFSSSTGGGVGGLLQNITISKGGDKELDKAINDISAVKDIFQDNNLNAVSQNGVILQLSTKTMNEKLGSLGVALFTSLYSSMSVKADASRMRLIIDGGNGSYYELTDNGDSFSYKTSTQSDYNNYSLIASLDGNYHKLIATSFVLTELPVGYARTFYLKNGNLNIGLTGKLMNALSSQNEMFINKNIGKKELTNFASLDGAISSNNFGVDVGALYEIDLPEFRYLTFGLVAKNINSPTFESTFSNITLKPQYRAGIGYNSRFFNVAFDADLTPNDLIAFSNIRQQSQMVGGGVAFDLKAIDVRVGAMKDLRQDTGLILTGGLNVLGFLDVALQTSTKFTRVENIPIPQYLNLRVGGSFSF from the coding sequence ATGTGGGGGACTAGAAAAAAATTTCTTGCCTTAGGAATGTTAAGCAGTTGCTTCTATGGCTCACTTGAAGCATTAGAGTTTGGCTCTATGGGTAACACTTCTGCGGCAATGGGTGGTGCAGGAGTTGCCTTAAAGCACTCTGCGTGGGGGCTTTACTACAATCCTGCACTTCTTAGTTCCGACCCGCGCGTAAAAATGGGATATTCTTTGGGTGTTGGTTTAGAAGAACATAATCTTGCTAAAATTACCAAGATTGATATCAAAAATATGGCAGATACTGCAGAACGACTTGTAAATACCTTTGCTTCTGGTAGTGGAGCGAATGTGGGTGAGATTACAAATGTTGTCAAAGATGCACTTGCCTCTGTATTAACAAATCCTAGTGGTGATGTCAAACAAGATTTGCAAGATTACCTCCAACAGCACCCCGATGGAAACTATAATGACTTGATACAAAGTGTGCTACAACAAGTGCAACAAAGTAGTGCCCTCACACCAGACCAAAAAAATATACTTGGCAGTATCGCAGGGAATATTGATTATGACCATCTTGATTTTAGTTCAAGCACAGGTGGAGGTGTAGGAGGGCTTTTGCAAAATATTACTATTTCTAAAGGCGGTGATAAAGAATTAGATAAAGCAATAAATGATATTAGTGCCGTTAAAGATATCTTTCAAGATAATAATCTCAATGCAGTAAGCCAAAATGGCGTAATTTTACAACTCTCTACTAAAACGATGAATGAAAAACTTGGAAGCCTTGGCGTAGCGCTTTTTACTTCTTTATATTCAAGTATGTCAGTCAAAGCTGATGCTTCTCGTATGCGTCTTATCATTGATGGTGGCAATGGAAGTTATTATGAACTCACAGATAATGGTGATAGCTTTAGCTATAAAACTTCGACACAAAGTGATTACAACAACTATTCGCTCATTGCTTCTTTAGATGGTAATTATCACAAGCTTATCGCTACAAGCTTTGTGCTTACTGAATTGCCTGTGGGCTATGCACGCACTTTTTATCTCAAAAATGGCAACCTCAATATTGGGCTAACAGGCAAATTGATGAATGCTCTAAGTAGTCAAAATGAAATGTTTATTAATAAAAATATAGGCAAAAAAGAGCTTACTAATTTTGCCTCGCTTGATGGAGCTATCTCTTCAAATAATTTTGGTGTTGATGTTGGCGCACTTTATGAGATTGATTTACCGGAGTTTCGCTATCTCACTTTTGGACTTGTGGCAAAAAACATTAACTCGCCAACTTTTGAATCTACTTTTTCTAATATCACGCTTAAGCCACAATATCGCGCCGGTATTGGCTACAACTCGCGATTTTTCAATGTCGCTTTTGATGCGGATTTAACCCCAAATGATTTGATTGCATTTAGCAATATTAGACAGCAAAGCCAAATGGTTGGCGGTGGTGTCGCCTTTGACTTAAAGGCTATTGATGTGCGCGTGGGTGCGATGAAAGACTTGCGACAAGATACGGGGCTTATTTTAACAGGTGGGCTAAATGTGCTAGGATTCCTTGATGTTGCTTTGCAAACAAGCACCAAATTCACTCGTGTAGAGAACATACCTATTCCTCAATATCTTAATCTCCGCGTAGGCGGAAGCTTTAGCTTTTAG
- a CDS encoding M48 family metallopeptidase, which translates to MQDYLILFIALFVCLYTIPSIILALLQSKHIKAEMLKPAILLESEDYRIAGEYALASLKLDIISKVVEAVVFVLWVSFGLSFLNTIIQSIAPNINPLWQGVALVLSFVIIGSIIDLPLSIYKTFGLDKRFHFSNQTPRIFIADLFKTLFLSIILGGIVATLLISIIDNIALWWIAGFIALLAIVILVNFIYPTLIAPLFNKFTPLDDENLKSRIESLMNSIGFKSSGIFVVDASKHDGRLNAYFGGFGKSKRVVLFDTLLDKISADGLIAILGHELGHFKHNDIFKNIIIMACVLFALFFVVGHLPSQLFDTIGLAHNGASILVLMLLISPIIGFWFMPLIGYFSRKAEYAADEFGAGISSKHCLANALVRLVNENKSFPSSHPAYIFFYYTHPPLLQRLKALNYEA; encoded by the coding sequence TTGCAAGACTATTTAATATTATTTATCGCGCTCTTTGTATGCCTCTACACCATACCTAGCATTATTTTAGCCCTACTTCAAAGCAAACACATCAAAGCAGAAATGCTAAAACCCGCTATTCTTTTAGAATCCGAAGATTATCGCATAGCAGGAGAATACGCTCTCGCCTCCTTGAAGCTTGATATTATCTCTAAAGTCGTTGAAGCGGTTGTTTTTGTGCTATGGGTAAGCTTTGGCTTATCTTTCCTTAACACCATTATTCAATCTATTGCGCCTAATATCAACCCTTTGTGGCAAGGAGTGGCTCTCGTGCTTAGCTTTGTCATCATTGGGAGCATTATTGACTTACCCCTTAGTATTTATAAGACATTTGGACTTGATAAGAGATTCCATTTTAGTAATCAAACGCCACGTATTTTTATAGCCGATTTGTTTAAAACACTGTTCCTAAGCATTATTCTAGGTGGCATTGTGGCGACTTTGCTTATTTCGATTATAGACAATATCGCGCTGTGGTGGATTGCAGGATTCATAGCTCTACTTGCAATCGTTATTTTAGTCAATTTTATCTACCCCACACTTATCGCGCCACTTTTCAATAAATTTACCCCACTTGATGATGAAAACCTCAAATCCCGCATTGAATCCCTGATGAATAGCATAGGATTCAAAAGTAGTGGTATTTTTGTGGTCGATGCTTCAAAACACGATGGGCGACTCAATGCCTATTTTGGTGGTTTTGGCAAAAGTAAGCGCGTGGTGCTTTTTGATACCCTGCTTGATAAGATTAGTGCTGATGGGTTGATTGCGATTTTAGGGCACGAGCTGGGACATTTCAAACATAATGATATTTTCAAAAATATCATTATTATGGCTTGTGTGCTTTTTGCACTTTTTTTTGTTGTGGGGCATTTACCCTCACAACTTTTTGATACAATCGGCTTAGCCCACAATGGCGCGAGTATCCTCGTGCTTATGTTGCTTATCTCGCCTATTATTGGCTTTTGGTTTATGCCACTCATTGGCTACTTTAGTCGCAAGGCTGAATATGCTGCTGATGAATTTGGTGCTGGGATTTCGAGCAAACACTGCCTTGCAAACGCGCTCGTGCGCCTTGTTAATGAAAACAAAAGTTTTCCAAGCTCACACCCCGCATACATTTTCTTTTACTACACCCACCCACCGCTTTTACAAAGGCTCAAAGCACTAAATTATGAAGCATAG
- the pyrG gene encoding glutamine hydrolyzing CTP synthase: protein METKYIFVTGGVLSSLGKGITSSSIATLLQHSDYNVSILKIDPYINVDPGTMSPLEHGEVFVTSDGAETDLDIGHYERFLNKDFHKTNNFTTGQVYMSVIEKERKGKYLGKTIQIVPHIVDEIKSRIKLAGDGSDFLVVELGGTVGDIEGMPYLEAMRQMKHELGNKQVISIHVTLIPLVRAAGELKTKPTQHSVQELRRIGISPQILVARCEKSLDKELKRKLALSCDVDDDSVIVAEDTESIYKCPLNFLEEGILTPIARYLGLGALEPKMDNWDMLVKKIIAPKSQVTIGFVGKYLSLKESYKSLIESLIHAGANTDTRVNIKWIDSELLEENITLLHDVDSILIPGGFGERGIAGKLAAIKYAREENIPMLGICLGMQLSLIEFARNVLGIKDANSVEFDVYTKEPIIYLIEDFIDTQGNKQLRTHTSPMGGTMRLGEYECHIKEGTKLYEAYGREKVIKERHRHRYEANPTYRTLFEQNGMIVSGESNGLIESIELANHPWFVAVQFHPEFTSRLQRPNPIILEFVRQTQGYKKA, encoded by the coding sequence ATGGAAACCAAATATATTTTTGTAACCGGAGGTGTTTTAAGTTCTCTTGGAAAGGGTATCACTTCTTCTTCAATTGCAACTTTACTTCAGCATAGTGATTATAATGTCTCAATCCTAAAAATTGACCCTTATATTAATGTCGATCCGGGCACGATGAGTCCGCTAGAGCACGGCGAAGTGTTTGTTACAAGCGATGGCGCGGAGACAGATTTAGATATAGGGCATTATGAACGTTTTTTGAATAAGGATTTTCATAAAACAAATAACTTTACCACAGGGCAAGTATATATGTCTGTGATTGAAAAAGAGCGCAAGGGCAAGTATTTAGGCAAGACGATTCAAATCGTGCCACATATTGTAGATGAGATTAAAAGTCGCATTAAACTCGCCGGAGACGGAAGTGATTTTCTCGTTGTGGAGCTTGGGGGTACCGTGGGCGATATAGAGGGAATGCCATACCTTGAGGCTATGCGACAGATGAAACACGAGCTAGGAAATAAGCAAGTAATTTCTATCCACGTTACACTTATCCCGCTTGTGCGCGCAGCTGGTGAGCTAAAAACAAAGCCCACCCAACATTCTGTGCAGGAGTTAAGACGCATTGGAATTTCCCCGCAGATTCTCGTGGCGCGCTGTGAAAAGAGCCTTGATAAAGAATTAAAGCGCAAACTTGCTTTGAGCTGCGATGTTGATGATGATAGTGTGATAGTGGCAGAGGATACAGAGAGTATTTATAAATGTCCGCTTAATTTCTTGGAGGAGGGCATACTCACGCCCATAGCGCGATATTTGGGGCTTGGTGCATTAGAGCCAAAAATGGATAATTGGGATATGCTTGTAAAAAAGATTATCGCGCCCAAAAGTCAAGTAACTATTGGCTTTGTGGGGAAGTATTTGAGTCTTAAAGAATCTTATAAATCCCTTATAGAATCTCTTATTCACGCGGGGGCAAACACCGATACGCGCGTGAATATTAAATGGATTGATAGTGAGCTTTTGGAGGAGAATATCACACTTTTGCACGATGTGGATTCTATCCTTATTCCCGGAGGGTTTGGCGAGAGGGGCATAGCGGGGAAACTTGCAGCGATTAAATATGCGCGAGAGGAAAATATTCCTATGCTTGGCATTTGTCTAGGTATGCAGCTTTCTTTGATTGAGTTCGCGCGCAATGTGCTAGGTATCAAAGATGCAAATTCTGTGGAATTTGATGTGTATACCAAAGAGCCTATTATTTATTTGATTGAGGATTTTATAGACACGCAGGGCAATAAACAGCTTCGCACGCATACTTCGCCTATGGGTGGGACAATGCGACTTGGTGAGTATGAATGCCACATCAAAGAGGGCACAAAACTTTATGAAGCCTATGGCAGAGAGAAAGTCATCAAAGAGCGACATCGTCATCGATACGAGGCAAACCCAACATATCGCACACTTTTTGAGCAAAATGGTATGATTGTGAGCGGCGAGAGTAATGGGCTCATAGAATCTATTGAACTCGCAAATCATCCGTGGTTTGTAGCCGTGCAGTTTCACCCTGAATTTACCTCGCGTTTGCAGCGCCCCAACCCAATTATCCTTGAGTTTGTGAGACAAACTCAAGGATATAAAAAAGCATAA
- a CDS encoding LptF/LptG family permease, which translates to MLKRYLFMSFAQVFFPFFVVLLFIASVVLLIDIAGRTYVVKMSFLDLGTLFLYLIPSSLFFIIPITFFTALVLSISRLAYEYELLVCFSLGSKPFDIVRFFFPIILLATLILFVFSLIMLPLANSASKNFVAQKRADIDVNIKPGEFGQKLGDWLVYVDSVSNRNYQNLILFSENGFEGDTFIVAQEGKTNNNQGLFELNLSNGSAYFAAPDEIKRADYRQMSVRQNVSAPQLRGYDLIEYWSDAFMPDSRQKSRKLAQAVLVSLFPLVSIFLIPLFGIANPRFSSNMSYGYVIAAVSLYFVCMHIISDNFPLIGMGIFPLLWFYISFMLYRKFISKFY; encoded by the coding sequence ATGCTTAAACGTTATTTATTTATGAGCTTTGCACAGGTGTTTTTTCCTTTCTTTGTCGTGTTATTATTTATCGCTTCTGTCGTGCTTTTGATTGATATTGCGGGGCGCACATATGTGGTAAAAATGAGTTTTTTAGATTTGGGGACTTTGTTTTTGTATCTCATACCTAGCAGCTTATTTTTCATCATACCCATCACATTTTTTACTGCCTTGGTATTAAGTATATCACGTCTAGCGTATGAATATGAACTCTTAGTGTGTTTCTCGCTTGGGAGCAAGCCCTTTGATATTGTGCGATTTTTTTTTCCTATCATACTTTTAGCTACGCTTATTTTGTTTGTGTTTTCGCTCATTATGTTGCCACTTGCCAATAGTGCTTCAAAAAACTTCGTGGCGCAAAAAAGAGCGGATATCGATGTGAATATTAAGCCCGGCGAGTTTGGACAAAAGCTGGGCGATTGGCTCGTGTATGTGGATAGCGTATCAAATCGTAATTATCAAAATCTCATTTTATTTTCCGAAAATGGTTTTGAGGGCGATACATTTATTGTCGCACAGGAGGGCAAGACAAACAATAATCAGGGGCTTTTTGAATTAAATCTCAGCAATGGTAGTGCATATTTTGCCGCTCCAGATGAGATTAAGAGGGCAGATTATAGACAAATGAGTGTGCGTCAAAATGTGAGCGCACCGCAGTTGAGGGGCTATGATTTGATTGAGTATTGGAGTGATGCTTTTATGCCAGATTCAAGGCAAAAATCGCGCAAACTCGCTCAAGCTGTGCTTGTCTCTCTTTTCCCTCTTGTGTCTATTTTTCTTATCCCGCTTTTTGGCATTGCAAATCCCCGCTTTAGCTCAAATATGTCTTATGGGTATGTGATTGCCGCGGTAAGCCTGTATTTTGTCTGTATGCACATTATTTCTGATAATTTCCCTCTGATTGGTATGGGGATTTTCCCTCTGCTGTGGTTTTATATAAGTTTTATGCTGTATAGAAAGTTTATTTCTAAGTTTTATTGA
- the truA gene encoding tRNA pseudouridine(38-40) synthase TruA, whose translation MCRFKAVIAYDGSAFSGFALQKHRRSVLGELIESFARVGIGGEILGASRTDKGVHATAQVISFQNKHIHRYDTHFLRSLLNAKLYPHIMVRSLCEVDSHFHPRFDAKWRAYRFLLSPTRPSPFASAYINYEKIGDMVRFHQALRLFKGTHNFVFFKKNGSYTKDDVRHIFDVRHYQRGGIDVVYMRGNGFLRSQVRLMVGTALSVSRGEMSIENLQEQLLGKKRHYHYPISPQGLYLCGIGY comes from the coding sequence ATGTGTAGATTTAAAGCGGTAATTGCTTATGATGGAAGTGCGTTTAGTGGTTTTGCTCTCCAAAAGCATAGGCGCAGTGTTTTGGGCGAATTGATAGAATCTTTTGCGCGTGTGGGGATTGGCGGGGAGATTTTGGGGGCTTCTCGCACCGACAAAGGAGTACACGCCACCGCGCAGGTGATTAGCTTTCAAAACAAGCATATCCACAGATACGATACGCATTTTTTGCGCTCACTTCTTAATGCAAAGCTCTATCCGCATATTATGGTGCGCTCATTGTGCGAGGTGGATTCACATTTTCATCCGCGCTTTGATGCGAAGTGGCGCGCGTATCGTTTTTTGCTCTCTCCTACTCGTCCATCACCTTTTGCTTCAGCATATATAAACTATGAAAAAATCGGCGATATGGTGCGCTTTCATCAAGCCTTAAGGCTTTTTAAAGGCACACATAATTTTGTATTTTTTAAGAAAAATGGTTCATATACGAAAGATGATGTGCGACATATTTTTGATGTGCGACATTATCAGCGCGGGGGCATAGATGTCGTGTATATGCGTGGAAATGGCTTTTTGCGCTCACAAGTGCGCCTAATGGTGGGCACGGCTTTGAGCGTGAGTAGGGGCGAGATGAGTATTGAGAATCTACAGGAGCAGCTTTTAGGCAAAAAACGGCATTATCATTACCCTATTAGTCCTCAAGGGTTGTATCTTTGTGGCATTGGGTATTAA
- the prmC gene encoding peptide chain release factor N(5)-glutamine methyltransferase, with protein MKHSIDELLQRATSDLSLVAQNLSLKPKMESEILLGFVLDVPRIYLHTHGAQIIESTLATHFLSLVSRRKNGMPIEYLTQKASFYGFDFFVNPSVLIPRPESEILIDKARELIHKHNITSIAEIGIGSGILTTTLARLEPQCRFFATDISQEALYVARQNIATHAPNADITLHHCSILPPDMSSFELLISNPPYIRDDYPISKPLRYEPQIALFGGKDGLDVYREILKTIEGRTNIWLLCEMGYDQKEAMGILLQNAKNVEFYKDLSGWDRGFSAYFM; from the coding sequence ATGAAGCATAGTATTGATGAGCTTTTGCAAAGAGCTACAAGCGATTTATCCCTTGTAGCCCAAAATCTCTCGCTCAAACCAAAAATGGAGAGTGAGATTCTATTAGGCTTTGTGCTAGATGTCCCCCGAATCTACCTTCACACACACGGCGCACAAATTATAGAATCTACCCTCGCTACACATTTTCTCTCTCTTGTCTCTAGACGCAAAAATGGTATGCCTATCGAATACCTCACTCAAAAGGCAAGTTTTTATGGATTTGATTTTTTTGTGAATCCTAGTGTGCTTATCCCGCGCCCAGAGAGTGAGATTCTTATCGATAAGGCAAGGGAGCTTATACATAAGCATAATATCACATCAATCGCAGAAATTGGCATAGGTTCGGGCATTCTCACCACCACACTCGCTAGGCTAGAGCCACAATGTCGATTTTTTGCGACAGATATTAGCCAAGAGGCACTTTATGTAGCGCGTCAAAATATCGCTACCCACGCACCAAATGCAGATATTACCCTTCATCACTGCTCGATTTTGCCGCCCGATATGTCCTCCTTTGAGCTACTTATCAGCAATCCACCCTATATTAGAGATGATTACCCTATAAGCAAACCGCTTCGCTATGAGCCGCAAATTGCACTTTTTGGGGGAAAGGATGGGCTAGATGTGTATAGGGAGATTCTAAAAACCATAGAGGGGCGCACGAATATATGGCTTCTCTGCGAAATGGGATATGACCAAAAAGAGGCTATGGGCATATTGCTACAAAATGCGAAAAATGTGGAATTTTATAAGGATTTAAGTGGCTGGGATAGGGGATTTAGCGCATACTTTATGTAA
- a CDS encoding prepilin peptidase: MTSMSIFIALSLCYGFVGAILIALYAEQREQNASLLHFLASTQYRIYFLILSLCSFGVLMWQGVGVSYAILMFLFVLGIIDIKCLAIPDVLNFSLLFICVIYAFLDSSMIGDSFVYRVLLGFGVGGIFFVLKAFYQSLSDRDIIGEADIIVLSSLGIAFGAINAFVSVFLGSIAALVYALILYLFFKRSLFSLKLPFCFFIFLGTMVNFIWIEIGI; the protein is encoded by the coding sequence ATGACATCAATGTCAATTTTTATCGCGCTTTCTTTGTGTTATGGTTTTGTCGGTGCGATACTTATTGCATTATATGCGGAACAGAGAGAGCAAAATGCCTCACTGCTTCATTTTCTTGCCTCTACGCAGTATAGAATCTACTTTTTGATTCTTAGCCTCTGCTCTTTTGGTGTCCTTATGTGGCAGGGCGTTGGTGTGTCCTATGCGATTTTGATGTTTTTATTCGTACTTGGCATTATTGATATTAAATGCCTCGCAATACCCGATGTGCTCAATTTTTCACTCCTTTTTATATGTGTGATATATGCTTTTTTGGATAGCAGTATGATTGGAGATAGCTTTGTGTATAGGGTGCTTTTGGGTTTTGGTGTGGGGGGAATATTTTTTGTTCTCAAAGCCTTTTATCAATCCCTTAGTGATAGGGATATTATCGGCGAGGCGGATATTATAGTTTTGAGCTCTTTGGGTATAGCTTTTGGCGCAATAAATGCTTTTGTGAGTGTTTTTTTAGGCAGTATTGCAGCTCTTGTTTATGCACTTATTCTCTATCTTTTTTTTAAGCGCAGTTTGTTCTCTTTAAAATTACCATTTTGTTTTTTTATTTTTCTTGGCACAATGGTAAATTTTATATGGATTGAAATTGGGATATGA